In Silene latifolia isolate original U9 population chromosome X, ASM4854445v1, whole genome shotgun sequence, the following proteins share a genomic window:
- the LOC141617471 gene encoding uncharacterized protein LOC141617471: protein MIGFWNVRGLNSLTKQKHIKWFLHHHDIGLFGLLETKVKPTSLNQIRQNICDGWCISTNSHCHKGGRVWLLWKPHMFQIHFIEYNAQFIHVCVDELATGESYHLTMVYAFNGVQERKILWLKLEQFSNQIRGPWLLCGDFNTVLRPSERLGGQTTDEEMEDFQHCVDHCNVLDMPATGSYFTWNNKQEANTRVYSRLDRALVNHEWVMKKPDYAAHFHVEGYFDHTPCIIQDTKFGSRSRKSFKFFNMWSGVDDFLPCVSKVWDCPIYGTPMFCFVRRLKLLKKPLKALNSALFEDVENNAIRARKHLEYVQEQLRRDPGNVALMDTEKQAAKDFQELQKACDSFLLQKSKATWLKEGDSNSSYFHSCIKGRQARNKIFRVADDRGCGPIWPDSTSLLEILSRFTGTEDSVKRLMFRWCKKALFVLLNIGISCWHLFLMWR from the coding sequence ATGATAGGCTTCTGGAATGTTAGGGGGCTCAATAGTCTAACTAAACAGAAACACATCAAGTGGTTCTTGCACCATCATGACATTGGACTATTTGGCCTCCTTGAGACGAAGGTAAAACCTACGTCTCTAAATCAAATCAGGCAGAATATTTGTGATGGATGGTGTATTTCTACTAATTCTCATTGCCATAAAGGAGGACGAGTATGGTTGTTATGGAAACCTCATATGTTTCAAATCCACTTCATTGAGTATAATGCCCAATTTATCCATGTTTGTGTTGATGAGCTTGCTACTGGTGAATCTTATCACCTCACCATGGTCTATGCTTTTAATGGAGTTCAGGAAAGGAAAATTCTGTGGTTAAAACTTGAACAGTTCTCAAATCAAATCAGGGGTCCTTGGTTGCTGTGTGGAGATTTTAATACAGTGTTAAGGCCTTCTGAAAGGCTTGGGGGGCAAACAACAGATGAAGAAATGGAGGACTTTCAACATTGTGTGGATCATTGCAATGTTCTTGATATGCCTGCTACTGGGTCTTACTttacttggaataacaagcagGAAGCCAATACTAGAGTTTATAGCAGGTTGGATAGGGCCTTGGTCAATCATGAGTGGGTTATGAAGAAACCTGATTATGCTGCCCACTTCCATGTGGAAGGCTACTTTGACCATACTCCTTGTATTATTCAGGATACCAAATTTGGCTCTAGAAGtaggaagagcttcaaattttTTAATATGTGGAGTGGGGTGGATGATTTTCTCCCATGTGTTAGTAAGGTTTGGGACTGTCCTATCTATGGTACTCCCATGTTTTGTTTTGTGAGGAGATTGAAACTTCTTAAGAAACCCTTGAAGGCATTGAACAGTGCTCTTTTTGAGGATGTTGAGAATAATGCCATAAGAGCTCGCAAGCATCTTGAATATGTTCAGGAGCAGCTGAGAAGGGATCCTGGTAATGTTGCTCTTATGGACACTGAAAAGCAAGCTGCTAAAGATTTTCAGGAGCTGCAGAAAGCTTGTGATAGCTTCCTGCTTCAGAAATCAAAGGCTACTTGGTTGAAGGAAGGTGACTCAAACTCTAGTTATTTTCACAGTTGCATTAAAGGGAGACAAGCTAGGAACAAAATTTTCAGAGTTGCAGATGATCGGGGGTGTGGACCGATCTGGCCAGATTCAACAAGCCTTCTTGAGATTCTATCAAGGTTTACTGGTACCGAGGATTCTGTGAAGAGGTTAATGTTCAGGTGGTGCAAAAAGGCCCTCTTTGTACTGCTGAACATTGGGATATCCTGTTGGCACCTGTTTCTGATGTGGAGATAA